In the genome of Spirochaeta cellobiosiphila DSM 17781, one region contains:
- a CDS encoding FMN-binding protein, translating into MNKEGTIYTIIFTFITAFLFVFLLALANEQTKDIIEINQEVTEKGSILSALGISTNDDNVLSTYETEVTEIENDPILYEAKVNNKDVYASKFSGPGLWGTITGVLAVDKSMDRIQGLEIISHSETPGLGGRISEDWFKKQFINQEIPSDLKLIINQGSGKGDSNKDDDRVDAITGATRTSDSLEALINQELMKLKKTLEVLK; encoded by the coding sequence ATGAACAAGGAAGGAACAATATACACAATAATTTTTACCTTCATTACAGCTTTTTTGTTTGTTTTTCTTCTTGCCTTGGCAAACGAACAAACAAAGGACATTATTGAGATTAATCAGGAGGTTACAGAAAAAGGATCTATCCTGTCTGCTCTTGGAATCTCAACTAATGATGATAATGTTTTATCAACCTATGAGACTGAAGTAACTGAAATTGAGAATGACCCCATTCTTTACGAGGCTAAAGTTAACAATAAAGATGTGTATGCCTCGAAATTTTCGGGTCCCGGCTTGTGGGGAACCATAACAGGTGTCCTGGCAGTTGATAAATCTATGGACAGAATACAAGGTCTTGAAATCATAAGTCACAGTGAAACTCCCGGTTTAGGAGGAAGAATCTCCGAAGATTGGTTTAAGAAACAATTTATTAACCAAGAGATACCAAGTGATTTAAAATTGATTATCAATCAAGGCTCTGGTAAGGGTGATAGTAATAAAGATGATGACAGAGTCGATGCTATCACTGGTGCAACAAGAACAAGTGACTCTCTTGAAGCTTTAATAAATCAAGAGCTTATGAAACTCAAGAAAACATTGGAGGTGCTTAAATGA
- a CDS encoding NADH:ubiquinone reductase (Na(+)-transporting) subunit D — translation MSSSPSQLLKDNLWYNNPIFVQILGICSTLAVTNNLSNTMVMTVSLVFVTAFTNLTVSLIKNLIPRKVRMIVQTLIIAFFVIIVDILLRAYLPAISKSLGPYVGLIITNCIIMGRAEAFAQANPPLISFWDGITSGLGYMVVLLVIAFFRELLGFGTLFNIPVLPSSFTPWTIMVMAPSAFFLLGSFIWIAKTIMLKQEGGKK, via the coding sequence ATGAGTTCTAGCCCTTCTCAATTATTAAAAGATAACTTGTGGTACAACAATCCCATATTTGTACAAATATTAGGGATATGTTCAACACTGGCTGTAACAAACAACCTATCCAATACGATGGTAATGACAGTAAGTTTAGTATTCGTTACTGCCTTCACGAATTTGACTGTATCACTCATTAAGAACTTGATTCCAAGAAAGGTACGTATGATAGTGCAAACATTGATCATAGCCTTCTTTGTTATCATTGTTGATATACTTTTACGAGCGTATCTACCAGCTATAAGTAAATCCTTAGGACCTTATGTTGGGCTTATCATTACAAACTGTATCATTATGGGTCGGGCAGAAGCCTTTGCCCAAGCCAATCCCCCTCTCATATCATTTTGGGATGGTATAACAAGTGGTTTAGGATACATGGTAGTCCTTCTAGTTATTGCGTTCTTTAGGGAGCTACTTGGTTTTGGGACATTATTTAATATTCCTGTTTTACCTTCCAGCTTCACTCCTTGGACAATCATGGTAATGGCTCCTAGTGCTTTCTTCTTATTGGGAAGCTTTATTTGGATAGCTAAGACGATCATGCTGAAACAAGAAGGAGGTAAGAAATGA
- a CDS encoding NADH:ubiquinone reductase (Na(+)-transporting) subunit E: MSPDINPLVLLFASIFTSNILLANFLGMCSFISISKDIKSANGLGMAVTVVLTITAAINWAVLRFILLPLDLLYLRYIVFIIVIAATVQMLEMVIDRLSPALYMNLGIFLPLITVNCAILGVALFIEIRSYSFVQSVVYGLGSGLGWWLAIMALAAIQKKLEKAPVPTGLKGPGITLITIGFMAMAFMGFSGMLSVQ, translated from the coding sequence ATGAGTCCAGATATAAATCCTTTAGTCTTATTATTTGCTTCTATATTCACTAGTAATATTCTACTAGCTAACTTCTTGGGAATGTGTTCCTTTATATCCATCAGTAAGGATATAAAGTCAGCCAATGGACTAGGAATGGCCGTAACTGTTGTACTAACCATAACAGCAGCAATTAACTGGGCCGTTCTTAGGTTTATCCTTCTTCCCTTAGATTTACTGTACCTAAGATACATTGTTTTTATCATAGTCATCGCAGCAACAGTACAAATGCTCGAAATGGTCATTGATAGATTAAGTCCAGCCTTGTATATGAACTTAGGTATATTTCTACCCCTCATTACAGTAAACTGTGCCATATTGGGTGTCGCTCTATTCATAGAGATACGAAGTTATAGCTTTGTTCAATCCGTCGTCTACGGTCTTGGTTCTGGATTAGGTTGGTGGTTAGCCATTATGGCACTAGCGGCCATTCAGAAAAAATTAGAAAAGGCCCCTGTACCAACAGGATTGAAAGGACCGGGAATTACCTTAATAACTATTGGATTCATGGCTATGGCTTTTATGGGCTTTAGCGGAATGCTAAGTGTACAGTAG
- a CDS encoding NADH:ubiquinone reductase (Na(+)-transporting) subunit F, whose amino-acid sequence MNVTFFIAPAVIGVISAILAAMISITDKIVNNYGDVTIIINSGKKELKVKGGSPLLHTLSSEGIFVPSACGGRGSCGACKCQITSDVGPILPTEAPYLTKDEMDDNVRLSCQVKVKQDLSIHIPEELFSVKQYKATVETIKDLTHDIKEVYVRLDNPNEVDFKAGQYAQFVVPPYDKVKESTQRAYSLSSRPSDKNHMEFLIRLVPGGIVTTYVHEHLKEGQKIDLVGPFGDFYVQDTNATMICVAGGSGMAPFKSILYDLLEKGITDREIWYFFGARTVKDIYYLEELKELEKKLTNFHFVAALSEPQEGDGWEGETGLITDVLDKYLKTKVSDNTKEGYLCGSPGMINACNAVMSANGIEKEKIYYDSFA is encoded by the coding sequence ATGAATGTAACTTTTTTTATTGCCCCCGCTGTTATAGGTGTCATCTCTGCTATTCTGGCAGCAATGATTTCCATTACAGATAAAATTGTTAATAATTATGGTGATGTAACCATTATTATTAATTCCGGGAAAAAAGAACTGAAAGTAAAAGGGGGAAGTCCTCTTCTTCATACTCTCTCCAGTGAGGGAATTTTTGTTCCCTCCGCTTGTGGAGGTCGGGGAAGTTGTGGAGCTTGTAAATGTCAGATAACCTCTGATGTAGGCCCAATACTTCCAACAGAAGCACCATACCTTACTAAAGATGAGATGGATGATAATGTTAGATTATCTTGTCAGGTAAAAGTGAAACAGGATCTTAGTATTCACATCCCAGAAGAATTATTTAGTGTTAAACAATACAAGGCAACAGTGGAAACCATAAAAGACCTGACTCATGATATAAAAGAAGTCTATGTTAGATTGGATAATCCTAATGAGGTTGATTTCAAAGCAGGCCAATATGCCCAATTTGTCGTTCCTCCTTATGACAAGGTTAAAGAATCTACTCAAAGAGCCTATTCTCTCTCTTCTCGCCCTTCAGACAAAAACCATATGGAATTCTTGATTAGACTGGTTCCAGGGGGAATCGTAACCACCTATGTACATGAACATTTAAAGGAAGGCCAGAAAATTGACTTGGTAGGTCCTTTTGGAGATTTCTATGTACAAGATACCAATGCAACCATGATTTGTGTTGCAGGGGGGTCTGGAATGGCACCTTTTAAATCTATCCTTTATGATTTATTAGAGAAAGGTATTACCGATCGGGAGATATGGTACTTCTTTGGTGCTCGTACTGTGAAAGATATATACTATCTTGAAGAATTGAAGGAACTTGAGAAAAAACTTACCAATTTCCATTTTGTTGCTGCTTTGAGTGAACCTCAAGAAGGTGATGGATGGGAAGGGGAAACAGGCCTCATTACTGACGTTCTTGATAAGTATCTAAAGACTAAGGTCTCTGATAATACTAAAGAGGGCTATTTATGTGGTAGTCCAGGTATGATTAATGCTTGTAATGCTGTTATGTCAGCTAATGGAATAGAGAAAGAAAAAATCTATTATGACAGTTTTGCTTAA
- a CDS encoding EAL domain-containing protein — protein sequence MSEQILIVEDEKIIALDLRRRLEKFGYTVCSTTSRGDESIQLAGQYKPDLILMDIMLEGEMDGITAAIQIKKLYHLPVMFLTAFADQTTLERAKEATPLGYILKPFKERELSTTIEMGLYKNKIDQKLKQQEELFSTILRSVGDSIIATDEHWNIQFINQEAEKLLGINSATAVGQPIVQIVKILDAKSLVPIELTKLLEEVNKDSYLIEYALIETPQGRHIHIEGLVNFLKDTKGEHIGLVCSIKDMTEIKKLSENLIFQSTHDKLTGLINRDSFADKLSQCWELAHRLHQEFSLMYVDVDQFKVVNDSCGHHAGDALLKDITQKISNMLNHGDILARLGGDEFGLILYNANIEAAHQRARKIKKVLNSNIFIWNEYKFPIRVSMGVIPLDPQTGGVHDLLSAVDDACQLAKEEGGNKIRTYNISDDSFYRRRGQMQWVSQLQKSLEEDRFALYFQYIKPLDEAANLPPKAEILIRLKGLEGQIIQPFDFIPAAERYNFMSHIDIWVIQNAFRFVQRYLTSHDEPLVFCINLSGGSLTNENLFQVILDCFKIYEVPPERICFEVTETTAINNLTAANNFIDMLGEVGCTFALDDFGTGFASFSYLRSLHVDFIKIDGSFVKELDNNEVDFATVSAINQIAHAMGKKTIAEYVATQRVFDILKAVHVDYAQGYYLNEPLPIEELINHNFKPSLLDQR from the coding sequence ATGTCAGAACAGATCTTAATTGTTGAAGATGAAAAAATAATTGCTTTAGATCTACGACGTAGATTAGAAAAATTTGGTTACACCGTTTGTAGTACCACATCAAGAGGTGATGAATCTATCCAACTAGCAGGTCAATACAAACCAGACCTTATTCTTATGGATATTATGTTGGAAGGAGAGATGGATGGAATCACTGCAGCCATTCAAATCAAGAAGCTATACCATTTGCCAGTTATGTTCCTAACAGCTTTTGCAGATCAAACGACCTTGGAGCGAGCTAAGGAAGCCACGCCTCTTGGTTATATATTAAAGCCATTTAAGGAAAGAGAGCTATCCACAACCATTGAGATGGGATTATATAAAAACAAAATAGACCAAAAGCTCAAACAACAGGAAGAGTTGTTTTCTACCATACTTCGTTCCGTAGGGGACTCGATCATTGCCACAGATGAACATTGGAACATACAATTCATAAATCAAGAAGCAGAAAAACTCCTTGGAATAAACAGTGCGACAGCAGTGGGACAACCAATAGTACAGATTGTAAAAATCCTGGATGCCAAAAGTCTTGTTCCAATAGAACTAACAAAACTATTGGAAGAAGTTAACAAAGATAGCTATCTGATCGAATATGCCCTTATAGAGACTCCTCAGGGAAGACATATCCATATTGAAGGACTAGTTAATTTCCTCAAAGATACAAAAGGAGAGCATATAGGACTTGTTTGCAGTATCAAAGATATGACTGAGATCAAGAAACTTTCTGAGAATCTCATTTTTCAATCAACCCATGATAAATTAACAGGTTTAATCAATAGAGATTCTTTTGCTGATAAATTAAGCCAATGCTGGGAACTGGCTCATCGTCTCCACCAAGAATTTTCTTTAATGTATGTTGATGTTGATCAATTCAAAGTGGTAAATGACAGCTGTGGTCATCACGCAGGTGATGCTTTATTAAAAGATATTACCCAAAAGATTTCAAATATGCTCAACCATGGAGATATTCTGGCTCGCTTAGGTGGTGACGAGTTTGGTCTCATTTTATATAACGCCAACATAGAAGCGGCTCATCAACGAGCCCGTAAAATCAAGAAAGTTCTTAACTCTAATATATTTATTTGGAATGAATATAAGTTTCCCATACGAGTGAGTATGGGAGTTATTCCCTTGGACCCTCAAACAGGTGGTGTCCATGATCTATTATCAGCTGTGGATGATGCCTGCCAGCTGGCCAAGGAGGAAGGCGGTAATAAAATACGTACTTACAATATCAGTGATGATAGCTTTTATCGACGCAGAGGACAGATGCAATGGGTAAGTCAGCTCCAAAAATCCCTGGAAGAAGATAGATTTGCCTTATATTTTCAATATATTAAGCCTTTAGATGAGGCAGCAAATCTCCCGCCAAAAGCTGAAATATTAATTCGCTTAAAAGGATTAGAAGGACAAATAATCCAACCTTTTGATTTTATTCCTGCTGCTGAAAGATATAATTTTATGAGCCACATTGATATCTGGGTTATCCAAAATGCCTTTCGTTTTGTGCAACGCTATTTGACCAGTCATGATGAACCACTAGTATTCTGTATAAATCTTTCTGGTGGCTCCTTAACGAATGAAAACCTTTTCCAGGTCATATTAGATTGTTTTAAAATATATGAAGTACCACCGGAACGTATTTGTTTTGAAGTAACAGAGACAACGGCCATTAATAATCTTACAGCTGCTAACAACTTTATAGATATGCTGGGAGAAGTAGGTTGTACCTTTGCCCTTGATGATTTTGGTACAGGTTTTGCCAGCTTTTCCTATCTACGCTCCTTACATGTGGATTTTATTAAAATTGATGGTTCCTTTGTAAAAGAGTTAGATAATAACGAAGTTGATTTTGCAACTGTATCGGCAATTAACCAGATAGCCCATGCTATGGGTAAAAAAACGATAGCCGAATATGTAGCAACACAGAGAGTCTTTGACATACTTAAAGCAGTACATGTTGATTATGCTCAGGGATATTATCTAAATGAACCCTTACCCATAGAGGAGTTGATCAATCACAACTTTAAACCATCCCTTTTGGATCAAAGATGA